The following proteins come from a genomic window of Pyxidicoccus sp. MSG2:
- a CDS encoding MFS transporter, giving the protein MSPQGSELSRAAGGRLPRAVVLLGLVSLLTDVSSEMIFPLLPAFLAARFPAAPLLLGAMEGLSDLVSALLKYRSGLWADRARRLKPLVLMGYGVSSLARPMMAFVTLAWQPLLIRSLDRVGKGVRSSPRDAIIAHSVPEGARGRAFGFHRGMDHAGAALGALVAMVLVALGLRAEQVFLAAAVPGFVALLCILVVKEPERAPEAHGTGAALVPVPRRLGYYLAPVVLFGVANSTDAFLLLKLTEEGAPAALLPMAWLLLHVVKAAVSYPAGWLADRLGSSRVVLAGWGLYALSYVALSQVHGIPGTLAVMAFYGLYHALAEGAEKSLLTSLVPPAARGRAFGLYNGLTGGASLAAGLLFGAVWTRWGSAPAFLTAGLLAAVSAVLLAVLLPRARPAVTAPLA; this is encoded by the coding sequence GTGAGCCCCCAGGGGTCGGAGCTGTCGCGGGCCGCGGGCGGCCGGCTGCCTCGCGCGGTGGTGCTGCTGGGGCTGGTCTCGCTGCTCACGGACGTGAGCAGCGAGATGATCTTCCCGTTGCTGCCCGCGTTCCTCGCGGCGCGCTTCCCCGCGGCGCCGCTGCTGCTGGGGGCCATGGAGGGGCTGTCGGACCTGGTGTCCGCGCTCCTCAAGTACCGCTCCGGCCTGTGGGCGGACCGGGCGCGCAGGCTCAAGCCGCTGGTGCTGATGGGCTACGGCGTGTCCTCGCTGGCGCGGCCGATGATGGCCTTCGTCACCCTCGCGTGGCAGCCGCTCCTCATCCGCTCGCTGGACCGCGTGGGCAAGGGCGTGCGCAGCAGCCCACGCGACGCCATCATCGCCCACTCGGTGCCCGAGGGCGCACGGGGGAGGGCCTTCGGCTTCCATCGGGGCATGGACCACGCGGGCGCGGCGCTGGGCGCGCTGGTGGCCATGGTGCTGGTGGCGCTGGGGCTGCGCGCGGAGCAGGTGTTCCTCGCGGCGGCGGTGCCGGGCTTCGTCGCGCTGTTGTGCATCCTCGTGGTGAAGGAGCCCGAGCGTGCGCCGGAGGCCCACGGCACGGGCGCGGCGCTGGTGCCGGTGCCCCGCCGGCTCGGGTACTACCTGGCGCCGGTGGTGCTCTTCGGCGTGGCCAACTCCACGGACGCCTTCCTCCTGCTGAAGCTCACCGAGGAGGGCGCGCCAGCGGCGCTGCTGCCCATGGCGTGGCTGCTGCTTCACGTGGTGAAGGCGGCCGTCTCGTACCCGGCGGGCTGGCTGGCGGACCGGCTGGGCTCGTCGCGCGTGGTGCTGGCGGGGTGGGGGCTGTACGCGCTCAGCTACGTGGCGCTGTCCCAGGTGCACGGCATCCCCGGCACGCTGGCCGTCATGGCCTTCTACGGGCTGTACCACGCGCTGGCGGAGGGGGCGGAGAAGTCGCTGCTCACCTCGCTGGTGCCGCCGGCTGCTCGGGGGCGTGCCTTCGGTCTCTACAACGGGCTCACGGGAGGGGCCTCGCTGGCCGCGGGCCTGCTGTTCGGCGCGGTGTGGACGCGGTGGGGCAGCGCGCCGGCCTTCCTCACCGCGGGCCTGCTGGCGGCGGTGAGCGCGGTGCTGCTGGCGGTGCTGCTGCCCCGGGCCCGCCCCGCCGTGACGGCGCCCCTGGCCTGA
- a CDS encoding AgmX/PglI C-terminal domain-containing protein, which produces MNFTCDNCQKRYSIADEKVRGKTVKVRCKNCQNVITVEGPSLPLEESTRVVSLADVERIRAQERSLVEPAASEPVVAAPAVARAPAAALQTPWDDEPTRAVPLKPAGSPWFVMVRNKQEGPLDEGALRELVATGTVSGRSFFWQQGMADWKRGSDIPELSVLFAAPPAPEPAPPPPPPVEEPPAAPSPSRARAAPARREPEPQAYTPEPEEPAAPEPQQQAWDPEQDEPERTFFEEPDPRAQPQGRRGQAAAPAASAAPLNDDLFSDLDLPGNRGAGDEDDGQGQGQYEDPLAALGGGDGDERQPVEDTRHFAAKSGVTRRNPAWKYAVAVLLLLVVPLGGAYVLSETLGVVPLRVKTVDPEGHPVEQPIFSARGVGALRDKLLGREPPVAPAPKPAAPPAEKRPAAPAPEPESAPAPSGQAPTGAGAPTGAAPAPSAEQLQAVYADSEKKDVGPDVRKDAEVAATDSDEVGGPSDEEVERVVDKAQDAFRSCVDNELRKNPSFRVGKVTLTATVGSSGKVKAATLDKKDLNRSPVGSCIKDRAKGMVFSAFSGDDVDLEIPLVLSGTM; this is translated from the coding sequence TTGAACTTCACCTGCGACAATTGCCAGAAGCGGTATTCCATTGCGGACGAAAAGGTCCGCGGCAAGACGGTCAAGGTCCGCTGCAAGAACTGCCAGAACGTCATCACCGTCGAGGGACCGTCCCTGCCCCTGGAGGAGAGCACCCGTGTGGTGTCTCTCGCTGACGTGGAGCGCATCCGCGCCCAGGAGCGCTCCCTCGTGGAGCCCGCGGCGAGCGAGCCCGTCGTGGCGGCCCCTGCCGTGGCCCGTGCCCCCGCCGCCGCCCTCCAGACGCCCTGGGACGACGAGCCGACCCGTGCGGTGCCCCTGAAGCCGGCGGGCTCGCCCTGGTTCGTCATGGTGCGCAACAAGCAGGAGGGGCCGCTGGACGAGGGCGCCCTCCGGGAGCTGGTGGCCACCGGAACCGTCAGTGGGCGGAGCTTCTTCTGGCAGCAGGGCATGGCGGACTGGAAGCGCGGCTCGGACATCCCCGAGCTGTCCGTCCTCTTCGCGGCGCCCCCCGCGCCCGAGCCGGCCCCGCCGCCGCCTCCCCCGGTGGAGGAGCCGCCCGCGGCCCCCTCGCCGTCCCGTGCGCGGGCAGCCCCGGCCCGCCGTGAGCCCGAGCCCCAGGCGTACACGCCGGAGCCCGAGGAGCCCGCGGCCCCCGAGCCCCAGCAGCAGGCGTGGGACCCGGAGCAGGACGAGCCGGAGCGGACCTTCTTCGAGGAGCCCGACCCGCGCGCCCAGCCTCAGGGACGGCGGGGCCAGGCCGCCGCGCCGGCCGCCAGCGCCGCGCCGCTCAATGACGACCTGTTCTCCGACCTGGACCTGCCCGGCAATCGGGGCGCCGGTGACGAGGATGACGGCCAGGGCCAGGGCCAGTACGAGGACCCGCTGGCCGCGCTGGGCGGTGGTGACGGGGACGAGCGTCAGCCCGTGGAGGACACCCGCCACTTCGCGGCGAAGTCGGGCGTGACGCGGCGCAACCCCGCGTGGAAGTACGCCGTCGCCGTGCTGCTGCTCCTCGTCGTCCCCCTCGGCGGCGCGTACGTGCTGTCGGAGACGCTGGGCGTGGTGCCCCTGCGCGTGAAGACGGTGGACCCCGAGGGCCACCCGGTGGAGCAGCCCATCTTCTCCGCCCGGGGCGTGGGCGCGCTGCGCGACAAGCTTCTGGGGCGTGAGCCGCCGGTGGCCCCGGCGCCGAAGCCCGCGGCCCCGCCCGCCGAAAAGCGTCCGGCCGCGCCCGCCCCGGAGCCGGAGTCCGCTCCCGCGCCGTCGGGCCAGGCCCCCACGGGCGCTGGCGCGCCGACGGGCGCCGCGCCGGCCCCGTCCGCCGAGCAGCTCCAGGCCGTCTACGCGGACTCGGAGAAGAAGGACGTGGGCCCCGACGTGCGCAAGGACGCGGAGGTGGCCGCGACGGACTCGGACGAGGTGGGTGGTCCCTCGGACGAGGAGGTGGAGCGCGTGGTGGACAAGGCGCAGGACGCGTTCCGCTCCTGCGTGGACAACGAGCTGCGGAAGAACCCGTCCTTCCGCGTGGGCAAGGTGACGCTCACCGCCACGGTGGGCAGCTCCGGCAAGGTGAAGGCCGCCACGCTCGACAAGAAGGACCTGAACCGCTCCCCCGTGGGCTCCTGCATCAAAGACCGCGCGAAGGGCATGGTGTTCTCCGCCTTCTCCGGTGACGACGTGGACCTCGAGATTCCGCTCGTCCTCTCCGGGACGATGTAG
- a CDS encoding FYDLN acid domain-containing protein, with the protein MPAKDLGTKYVCYKCQTKFYDMKKPDPLCPKCGADQRESPALKPQPEGRRGRLAAAPKVIEPIEPEEPAAAGEEEEEELETFDDDEAAAEPEEEDI; encoded by the coding sequence ATGCCGGCGAAGGATCTTGGAACGAAGTACGTCTGCTACAAGTGCCAGACGAAGTTCTACGACATGAAGAAGCCGGACCCGCTCTGCCCCAAGTGTGGGGCAGATCAGCGGGAGAGCCCGGCCCTCAAGCCTCAGCCCGAGGGACGCCGTGGCCGTCTGGCCGCTGCCCCGAAGGTCATCGAGCCCATCGAGCCGGAGGAGCCAGCCGCCGCGGGTGAGGAGGAAGAGGAGGAACTGGAGACCTTCGACGACGACGAGGCCGCCGCGGAGCCAGAAGAGGAAGACATCTAG
- a CDS encoding MBL fold metallo-hydrolase, with amino-acid sequence MSPRLFCLLGVLVAAAACQEPPPPPAPPPPAAVPRPAEARRYFGSPPDGKLHVYFFNVGQGDAALIVSPEGHTVLVDAGPASAADHLLNRLPELLTQRLDLVILTHPHADHHGGVEAVLRRVGAKQLMEPQLEATPPDYDALLTRLGGMDVEFVSAAPPQNTPNAPLRLPLGPGVELNVLWPRHPTEKLLDVPQASLEANSIVLRLTYGDTAVLFAGDAHAKTEESLLARGTPMRATVLKVAEHGADGPTTKAFLEAVRPRAAVISTGGTPAAATLARLKAVGAQVFHTDDAGEVQVVSDGKQLVVTPQRLPDGVPEDTRYTFHGLGDTDTPPVAQAPKQDAPKPDAANAPPVRGTTPGSRGSTNLARYGQVVDIDDLPAADASPPPSRSETRPPRGSTESRAGASETYVASSKADVFHRPFCRGAAKIKKSNLLVFKTRDEASRGRRPAKDCNP; translated from the coding sequence ATGAGCCCGCGCCTGTTCTGCCTCCTGGGAGTGCTGGTGGCCGCGGCCGCCTGCCAGGAGCCGCCGCCGCCGCCCGCGCCTCCACCGCCGGCCGCCGTTCCCCGTCCCGCCGAGGCGCGCCGCTACTTCGGCTCACCTCCGGACGGGAAGCTGCACGTCTACTTCTTCAACGTGGGCCAGGGGGACGCGGCGCTCATCGTGTCGCCGGAAGGGCACACGGTGCTGGTGGACGCGGGCCCCGCCTCCGCGGCCGACCACCTGCTCAACCGCCTGCCGGAGCTGCTCACGCAGCGGCTGGACCTGGTCATCCTCACGCACCCGCACGCGGACCACCACGGCGGAGTGGAGGCGGTGCTGCGGCGCGTGGGCGCGAAGCAGTTGATGGAGCCCCAGCTGGAGGCCACGCCGCCCGACTACGACGCCCTGCTCACCCGCCTCGGGGGAATGGACGTGGAGTTCGTCTCCGCGGCGCCGCCCCAGAACACGCCCAACGCGCCGCTGCGCCTGCCGCTGGGCCCGGGCGTGGAGCTGAACGTGCTGTGGCCGCGCCACCCCACCGAGAAGCTGCTGGACGTGCCCCAGGCCTCGCTGGAGGCCAACTCCATCGTCCTGCGCCTCACGTACGGCGACACGGCGGTGCTCTTCGCGGGGGACGCGCACGCGAAGACGGAGGAGTCCCTGCTGGCGCGCGGCACGCCCATGAGGGCCACGGTGCTCAAGGTCGCGGAGCACGGCGCGGACGGCCCGACGACGAAGGCCTTCCTGGAGGCCGTGCGGCCCCGCGCCGCCGTCATCTCCACCGGCGGCACACCGGCGGCCGCCACGCTGGCGCGGCTGAAGGCCGTGGGCGCCCAGGTGTTCCACACCGATGACGCGGGCGAGGTGCAGGTGGTGAGCGACGGGAAGCAGCTCGTCGTCACCCCGCAGCGCCTGCCCGACGGCGTGCCGGAGGACACGCGCTACACGTTCCACGGGCTCGGAGACACCGACACCCCGCCCGTCGCCCAGGCCCCGAAGCAGGACGCACCGAAGCCGGACGCCGCGAATGCCCCGCCCGTGCGCGGCACGACGCCGGGCTCCCGGGGCTCGACGAACCTGGCGCGCTACGGACAGGTGGTGGACATCGACGACCTGCCAGCCGCGGACGCGTCGCCGCCGCCCTCCCGCTCGGAGACGCGGCCGCCGCGCGGGAGCACGGAGTCGCGCGCGGGCGCGTCGGAGACGTACGTCGCCAGCAGCAAGGCAGACGTCTTCCACCGCCCCTTCTGCCGGGGCGCCGCGAAGATAAAGAAGTCCAACCTGCTCGTCTTCAAGACGCGCGACGAGGCCTCGCGCGGCCGTCGGCCGGCCAAGGACTGCAACCCCTAG
- a CDS encoding DUF3006 domain-containing protein, with translation MTRATLDRIEGDVAVLVVEGRQQTRPLIDLPEGVREGDVLDLDTLLVDREATEALRAQVREARERAKQGKKKPPSGDFDL, from the coding sequence ATGACCCGCGCCACGCTGGACCGCATCGAAGGCGACGTCGCCGTGCTCGTCGTGGAGGGCCGCCAGCAGACGCGCCCGCTGATTGACCTGCCAGAAGGAGTGCGCGAGGGGGATGTGTTGGACTTGGACACGCTGCTCGTGGACCGCGAGGCCACCGAGGCCCTGCGCGCCCAGGTGCGCGAGGCCCGCGAGCGGGCGAAGCAGGGCAAGAAGAAGCCGCCGTCCGGCGACTTCGACCTGTAG